Proteins encoded together in one Rhodothermia bacterium window:
- the hutH gene encoding histidine ammonia-lyase yields MFLYGKDRLTVGIVLDLLANPEQGIISPQVAEKIMLSAGYVDQIAFGNTPVYGINTGFGPLCDTLISPEQTSTLQHNLLISHSVGVGNPISETLTRTMMICKVHALALGFSGVQLATVERILWMIRERITPVVPEKGSVGASGDLAPLSHLFLPLIGLGEVFYKGERLPTSSVLREFGVNPLILGPKEGLALINGTQFMLAHAVHGVARFHHHLEMADLIGALSIEALMGSVKPFESRLHEVRPFDGSCLVAQRLRKIIKGSEVLAAHADCGRVQDPYSLRCIPQVHGASRNAWAHLKSITEIELNAVTDNPVVLGPNEAISGGNFHGQPIALPLDYTTLAASELGNIADRRCYLMLEGRYGLPRLLLQDTGLNSGFMIPQYTTAALVTENKTLCYPASADSIPTSLGQEDHVSMGSISGRKLHAVLDNLAYIQAIELLYASQAIEFRRPLKSSPILEEIITEVRECVDFSTQDKVLSADIHALHQLILSDTLIPKIAHYENLNEGFPFFGLH; encoded by the coding sequence ATGTTTTTATATGGTAAAGACCGCTTAACCGTCGGAATAGTCCTTGACCTTTTAGCCAATCCGGAACAGGGTATTATTTCTCCGCAAGTTGCTGAAAAGATTATGCTTAGCGCTGGTTATGTTGACCAAATTGCGTTCGGAAACACGCCAGTTTATGGGATAAATACCGGTTTTGGACCTTTGTGCGATACGCTCATTTCGCCAGAACAAACCTCAACCTTACAACACAACTTACTAATCAGCCACAGTGTAGGCGTGGGGAACCCCATCTCGGAAACCCTTACTCGTACCATGATGATCTGCAAGGTTCATGCCTTGGCCTTAGGGTTTTCGGGTGTACAACTGGCGACTGTCGAGCGGATTCTGTGGATGATTCGTGAAAGAATTACGCCAGTTGTTCCAGAAAAAGGTTCGGTTGGCGCTTCTGGGGATTTGGCGCCATTGTCCCATCTTTTTTTACCGCTCATCGGACTTGGTGAAGTTTTTTACAAAGGAGAGCGTCTTCCCACCTCCTCTGTACTTCGCGAATTCGGCGTAAATCCACTTATTTTAGGCCCGAAAGAAGGCTTGGCACTCATCAATGGAACCCAATTTATGCTTGCCCATGCCGTTCATGGTGTCGCACGGTTCCATCATCATTTGGAAATGGCAGACCTCATCGGGGCACTTTCGATTGAGGCATTGATGGGATCCGTGAAACCATTTGAATCACGCTTACACGAAGTTCGTCCATTTGATGGGAGTTGCTTGGTAGCACAACGCCTTCGGAAAATTATTAAAGGCTCGGAAGTACTGGCTGCTCATGCCGATTGTGGCCGCGTTCAAGACCCGTATTCGCTACGGTGTATCCCTCAAGTTCATGGAGCATCACGGAATGCCTGGGCACACCTTAAATCAATAACGGAAATCGAACTCAATGCTGTAACGGACAATCCCGTGGTGCTTGGTCCAAACGAAGCAATTAGCGGCGGCAATTTCCACGGGCAACCCATTGCCCTACCGTTAGATTACACCACCCTTGCAGCATCAGAGTTAGGAAATATCGCTGATCGTCGTTGTTATCTCATGTTAGAAGGTCGGTATGGTTTACCACGTTTATTGCTTCAGGATACGGGCTTGAACTCAGGATTTATGATCCCGCAATACACCACCGCCGCCTTGGTCACCGAAAATAAAACCCTTTGTTATCCCGCTTCGGCAGACAGTATCCCCACTTCTTTAGGACAAGAAGACCATGTCTCGATGGGTTCCATAAGTGGTAGAAAGCTACACGCTGTTTTAGATAATCTTGCCTATATACAAGCGATTGAATTGCTTTATGCAAGCCAAGCAATTGAGTTTAGGCGCCCGCTTAAATCTAGTCCAATCTTAGAAGAAATCATCACCGAAGTACGTGAATGTGTGGACTTTTCGACCCAAGACAAAGTACTTTCGGCGGATATTCATGCCCTACATCAGTTGATTTTATCAGACACCCTTATTCCTAAAATTGCTCATTATGAAAACCTCAACGAAGGATTCCCGTTTTTTGGACTTCATTAA
- a CDS encoding urocanate hydratase translates to MKTSTKDSRFLDFINTYAPHPAYHAPRGTELHAKSWQTEAPLRMLLNNLDAEVAENPDELVVYGGIGQAARNRESLQKIIELLLELDEDHSLLVQSGKPVGIVRTHPEAPRVLIANSNLVPHWATWAHFNDLRERGLMMYGQMTAGSWIYIGSQGILQGTYETFMSCGRQHFEGNLRGKLLVSGGLGGMGGSQPLAAAMAGATFLGVDIDPSRIQKRLETHYIDRMTDSFAEAMLWIQTALSKGDNLSVGLVGDIGDVLEKLLEEGITPDILTDQTSAHDPLNGYVPHGISLEAALELRKTDPDTYQARSLASMARHVGLMLKHQANGAVVFDYGNNLREFARQGGEPNAFNFPGFTPAYIRPLFCEGKGPFRWVALSGDPQDIFTTDQALLDLFPNNSELATWIRGAQEKVAFQGLPARICWLGMGEREQAGLLFNDLVRSGKVKAPIVIGRDHLDCGSVASPNRETEAMIDGSDAVSDWALLNLMSNTAGGATWVSFHHGGGVGMGFSQHAGMVVLADGTDRAASCIRRVLHNDPAMGLFRHADAGYDKAQEWAERFGLHVW, encoded by the coding sequence ATGAAAACCTCAACGAAGGATTCCCGTTTTTTGGACTTCATTAATACCTATGCCCCGCATCCAGCCTACCATGCGCCACGCGGGACAGAACTTCATGCCAAATCTTGGCAAACAGAAGCACCTTTGCGTATGTTATTAAACAACTTAGATGCGGAAGTTGCCGAAAACCCAGACGAGCTTGTGGTCTATGGCGGGATCGGACAAGCTGCCAGAAATCGTGAGTCCCTCCAGAAAATCATTGAACTATTGTTGGAATTGGACGAAGACCATTCCTTGCTCGTTCAATCGGGTAAACCGGTTGGCATCGTGCGAACTCATCCAGAAGCGCCTCGCGTCCTTATTGCCAATAGCAACTTGGTTCCGCATTGGGCAACTTGGGCACATTTTAACGATCTACGTGAACGTGGTTTGATGATGTATGGCCAAATGACCGCGGGGAGTTGGATTTACATTGGTTCACAAGGGATTCTTCAAGGAACCTACGAAACCTTTATGTCTTGTGGCAGACAACACTTTGAGGGTAACTTACGCGGAAAACTGTTGGTTTCAGGCGGACTTGGCGGCATGGGAGGCTCTCAACCCTTGGCCGCGGCCATGGCCGGAGCAACTTTTCTCGGAGTGGACATAGACCCTTCTCGCATCCAAAAACGTTTGGAAACGCATTATATAGACCGCATGACAGACTCCTTTGCGGAAGCCATGCTCTGGATCCAAACGGCACTTAGCAAAGGGGACAACCTTTCCGTTGGTTTGGTAGGAGACATCGGAGACGTATTGGAAAAACTTTTGGAAGAAGGCATTACGCCCGATATTCTTACGGATCAGACTTCGGCGCATGACCCGCTGAACGGCTATGTCCCGCATGGGATTTCCCTTGAGGCTGCACTTGAATTGCGCAAAACCGATCCAGACACGTATCAGGCGCGATCTTTAGCAAGTATGGCGCGGCATGTAGGTTTGATGCTGAAACACCAAGCCAATGGTGCTGTTGTTTTTGATTATGGGAATAACCTCCGAGAATTTGCGCGACAAGGTGGGGAACCCAATGCCTTCAACTTTCCCGGATTTACACCTGCTTACATACGCCCACTTTTTTGTGAAGGCAAAGGCCCTTTCCGCTGGGTAGCCCTCTCCGGCGATCCACAAGACATTTTTACCACCGATCAAGCCTTGTTAGACCTTTTCCCAAACAACTCGGAACTTGCTACTTGGATACGCGGCGCTCAGGAAAAAGTAGCTTTTCAGGGACTTCCGGCTAGAATTTGCTGGCTTGGTATGGGCGAACGGGAACAAGCTGGATTGCTATTCAACGATTTGGTACGTTCTGGCAAGGTCAAAGCCCCGATCGTCATTGGGCGGGATCACTTAGATTGCGGCTCGGTGGCCTCGCCCAACCGTGAGACCGAGGCCATGATAGACGGTAGCGATGCGGTATCGGATTGGGCTTTACTCAATCTAATGTCCAATACTGCCGGAGGTGCAACATGGGTTTCTTTTCATCACGGCGGTGGCGTTGGGATGGGCTTTTCGCAACATGCTGGCATGGTGGTTTTGGCCGATGGGACAGACCGCGCAGCTTCTTGTATCCGACGGGTATTGCACAACGACCCCGCCATGGGCCTTTTCCGACATGCTGATGCCGGATATGATAAAGCGCAAGAATGGGCAGAACGTTTTGGCTTGCACGTCTGGTAA
- the hutI gene encoding imidazolonepropionase, which produces MTLFGPFSQLLSLSGLPEKGPIADEELQIEANAGILIQAGKVVSLGTFETLRTAYPLAEVQEIGREAVVIPGFVDAHTHCCFAGNRAMDFAARNAGKSYLEIAERGGGIWRTVLDTRKATSEALEKLTLQHVQNFLTEGITTIEIKSGYGLSVVEELKMLRTIRRVAEQTPSTVVSTCLAAHTLPRDFSGSHDAYLKVLEEELYPFIFSENLAQRIDIFVEKSAFPQKTAKKHLQKARQLGFAVCVHADQFTTGGSEVAIQVGAISADHLEASGTPEIAALARSNVVAVVLPGASMGLGEPFAPARALLDIGACVAIASDFNPGSAPMGQLLLQAAVLATYQKISTAEIFAGLTFRAAKALSLPSVGKLAIGYMADFQAYPTKDYREILYHQGRMKPFAVWKAGQIINTEKNVSKT; this is translated from the coding sequence ATGACCTTATTTGGCCCTTTCAGCCAATTACTTTCCCTTTCTGGATTGCCCGAAAAAGGCCCCATTGCCGATGAGGAATTACAGATTGAAGCGAATGCTGGGATTTTAATACAGGCTGGAAAAGTTGTTTCCCTTGGAACTTTTGAAACCTTAAGAACAGCATACCCCCTCGCCGAAGTCCAAGAAATCGGTAGGGAAGCCGTAGTCATCCCCGGATTTGTAGATGCACACACCCACTGTTGTTTTGCAGGAAACCGCGCAATGGATTTTGCCGCAAGAAATGCCGGAAAAAGCTATCTCGAAATTGCAGAAAGGGGCGGTGGCATTTGGCGAACCGTTTTAGACACACGCAAAGCCACAAGCGAGGCATTAGAAAAACTAACGTTACAACATGTTCAAAACTTCTTAACAGAAGGTATTACCACGATCGAAATTAAAAGCGGTTATGGCTTATCGGTGGTAGAAGAACTTAAAATGCTTCGAACCATTCGCCGCGTTGCCGAGCAAACACCTTCCACCGTCGTTTCGACATGCCTTGCTGCCCATACCCTACCGCGTGATTTTTCGGGAAGCCATGACGCCTATCTTAAGGTGCTTGAGGAAGAACTTTATCCGTTCATCTTCTCCGAAAACTTAGCCCAGCGCATAGACATTTTTGTCGAGAAATCGGCCTTTCCCCAAAAAACGGCAAAGAAACACCTTCAAAAAGCGCGGCAACTCGGTTTTGCGGTATGTGTTCATGCCGATCAATTCACGACGGGTGGCTCTGAAGTCGCCATACAAGTTGGGGCCATTTCAGCGGATCACTTAGAAGCAAGTGGTACGCCAGAAATTGCGGCTTTGGCCCGATCTAATGTGGTGGCCGTAGTACTTCCGGGTGCTTCGATGGGTTTAGGCGAACCTTTTGCTCCAGCAAGAGCGTTGTTAGATATAGGAGCTTGTGTTGCCATTGCGAGCGATTTTAATCCGGGTTCAGCACCAATGGGGCAACTTTTATTACAAGCAGCCGTTTTGGCAACCTACCAAAAAATAAGCACAGCCGAGATCTTCGCGGGCCTAACCTTTCGGGCCGCAAAAGCCCTCTCGCTACCCTCAGTAGGAAAATTAGCAATAGGTTACATGGCAGACTTTCAGGCTTATCCAACCAAAGACTACAGGGAAATCCTGTATCACCAAGGAAGAATGAAGCCTTTTGCAGTTTGGAAAGCGGGCCAAATTATTAACACCGAAAAAAATGTATCAAAAACCTGA